Proteins encoded together in one Caldicellulosiruptor saccharolyticus DSM 8903 window:
- a CDS encoding M48 family metallopeptidase has protein sequence MRFIGRDFVVVYSGILELAYKGSLDEVKFILAHELGHLKANHLKHRLIQFGLMLPFLGQACLRACEYTADRYGAYFSLNGALKGLILLAAGKELYRNVVLEEFLKQAEEERSFWISFAELLASHPHLTSRIQAIKDFVKTLKPSNSLSEVYNFESV, from the coding sequence ATGCGGTTTATTGGAAGAGATTTTGTAGTTGTTTATTCTGGTATTCTGGAGCTTGCATATAAGGGAAGTCTTGATGAAGTAAAGTTCATACTTGCACATGAACTTGGGCATCTTAAAGCAAACCATCTTAAGCATAGGCTGATACAATTTGGTTTAATGTTACCTTTTTTAGGTCAAGCATGTTTGAGAGCTTGCGAATATACTGCTGATAGATATGGAGCTTATTTTTCACTAAATGGTGCTTTAAAGGGCTTGATTTTATTAGCAGCAGGCAAGGAGTTGTATAGAAATGTAGTATTAGAAGAGTTTTTAAAACAGGCAGAAGAAGAAAGAAGCTTTTGGATAAGTTTTGCAGAACTTCTTGCTTCTCATCCTCATTTGACAAGCAGGATTCAAGCAATTAAGGATTTTGTTAAAACTTTAAAACCCTCTAATTCTCTCTCTGAAGTTTATAATTTTGAATCTGTTTAA
- a CDS encoding PDDEXK family nuclease, with translation MFITVGTNPLPAYVVAKYFKDSFNNVVLISSEENRNIYQAGTRAYAEKIRDTLETNVEKYHIISLSNVANPAEIKRDLKKRLESNDILFSKDDIQKVHLNYTGGTKIMAVAVYNFLKEEYGDKFESSYLDARSYKLILEDGTVEPTFEDLREKVKIDIETLLKLHLYEVKRIESDEKYKKAFGEKYYSEIISEIEKIVNDDDKRGKYLEWTNKYFRKVFRYKDESNKEKLITTPTKLSEHLNKEENKKLIEDFESLTPEFIWDLLDKFPDGKKIITQRGKLWVPYRDSTKNKIEDTIKFLDGEWLELYVYNQIKDQLIKKGLLQKGNFGRSIIAVKSKEDGKEFEMDIFIIYGYQLIGISITTSTERHICKSKGFEVIHRARQIGGDESRAILVTGYKDPENPKSPKDLEEDLSYETGASTGKIIVFGPEDWKDIGQKILREVFS, from the coding sequence TTGTTTATAACAGTTGGGACTAATCCTTTACCTGCCTATGTAGTAGCAAAATATTTTAAAGATAGTTTCAATAATGTAGTTTTGATTTCATCTGAAGAGAATAGAAATATCTATCAAGCTGGTACTAGAGCATATGCAGAAAAGATAAGGGATACTTTAGAAACCAACGTTGAAAAATATCACATTATTTCCCTTTCAAATGTTGCTAATCCTGCTGAAATTAAAAGAGATTTAAAGAAACGGCTTGAAAGCAATGATATATTATTTTCAAAAGACGATATTCAAAAAGTTCATTTGAACTATACAGGTGGTACAAAAATAATGGCTGTTGCAGTTTATAATTTTTTGAAAGAAGAGTATGGAGACAAATTTGAATCTTCATATCTAGATGCAAGAAGTTATAAGCTGATTTTAGAGGATGGCACTGTTGAACCTACTTTTGAGGATTTAAGGGAAAAAGTAAAGATTGATATAGAGACATTGTTAAAGCTCCATCTTTACGAAGTGAAAAGAATTGAAAGTGACGAAAAATATAAAAAAGCTTTTGGAGAAAAATATTATTCTGAAATAATTAGCGAAATAGAAAAGATAGTAAATGATGACGACAAAAGAGGAAAATATTTAGAATGGACAAACAAATATTTCAGAAAAGTATTTAGATATAAAGATGAAAGTAACAAAGAGAAACTGATAACAACTCCAACGAAATTATCAGAACATTTAAACAAAGAAGAAAATAAGAAACTAATTGAGGATTTTGAAAGTCTTACTCCTGAGTTTATATGGGATTTATTAGATAAATTCCCTGATGGTAAAAAAATAATAACACAGAGAGGTAAGTTGTGGGTACCATATAGAGATTCAACCAAAAATAAAATAGAGGATACAATAAAGTTTTTGGATGGCGAATGGTTAGAACTTTATGTTTATAATCAAATAAAGGACCAACTAATAAAAAAGGGTTTACTACAAAAAGGAAATTTTGGACGTTCGATTATTGCTGTTAAAAGTAAGGAGGATGGGAAAGAGTTCGAAATGGATATATTTATAATTTATGGCTATCAACTGATAGGTATTTCTATTACAACTTCAACTGAAAGGCATATTTGCAAATCGAAAGGTTTTGAAGTGATTCACCGTGCACGCCAGATTGGAGGCGATGAGAGCAGGGCTATTTTGGTTACAGGCTATAAAGACCCTGAAAACCCTAAAAGTCCTAAGGATTTAGAAGAGGATTTGAGCTATGAAACGGGAGCTTCAACAGGAAAAATAATTGTCTTTGGACCAGAAGACTGGAAAGATATAGGGCAAAAAATTCTACGGGAGGTTTTTTCATAA
- a CDS encoding RAMP superfamily CRISPR-associated protein yields MEVKVKTLSYSLFASGEGDGLIDSDVVYDSFGIPYIPAKRVKGCLKESALEVCEMLGISSQIVYSVFGNEGLEGKIYINNLYINNYEDLKNEIKVLKKEKEFSLYLHPQKVLSHFTAVRYQTAINEDGVAKENSLRTIRVLKPDIEFKGDIYEIKTLSRREKALLYLAVINLKRMGTSRNRGFGEVRCILENSGFENSQEAIDVLLTSEVTKASKNDNKTSSILFDPKLTGENARIKFTVKTLSPVVIAQPRGEQNTVYTKKYIPASVIRGLLAKRLVEILKLGRDAQRNEHFYTLFLSDKTKIGNAYPKKEGYVFYQTPLFIQEEKGSNSATLYNVFDKYEETEMPNNTKPLNKFCYIDDENVYIYEPETTFYFHNNRDREKGHSIGEGIFYYEAINSGEEFEGEIVGDRGYLEELKQKFDDFTAFIGRSKTAQYGLVKFCFGDIEGLNSNEINDTEFIMYAISPIILYNEYGFTQPSENILIDYLANLLECEKEEIEIVDSAARIEKIENFITIWKLKTPSLFAYSAGSSFKVKLKTIDDRIIRNLGKIEAEGIGEEKSLGFGKVKILHDIQEVMVRKKVPEKEDRNSTDIKQSRDILLEIIIRDLLTVVNYLGYRKAEDFKGTLKNWKLISNHLINRLYNMLTESNNFSEWKIKIENLDGKKAGELLKKLGLIEELTNKEMIKEMLSKQDVNKFGRILSKLGVNIMKDSSLKWDIFKNYWLNFLRYLRLFKKQEEYKDEQNC; encoded by the coding sequence ATGGAGGTTAAAGTTAAAACACTCTCATATTCTCTTTTTGCATCAGGAGAAGGGGACGGGTTAATAGATAGTGATGTTGTTTATGATAGTTTTGGAATACCATATATTCCTGCTAAGCGTGTAAAGGGTTGTTTGAAAGAAAGTGCTTTAGAAGTATGTGAAATGTTGGGGATATCCTCACAAATTGTTTATAGTGTTTTTGGCAATGAAGGTTTAGAAGGGAAGATATATATCAATAACTTATATATAAATAATTATGAAGATTTAAAAAACGAAATAAAAGTTCTTAAAAAAGAAAAGGAGTTTTCTCTATATTTACATCCGCAAAAGGTGTTATCTCATTTTACAGCAGTGAGATATCAGACAGCCATCAACGAAGATGGTGTTGCAAAAGAAAATTCTTTAAGGACAATTAGGGTACTCAAGCCTGATATTGAGTTCAAAGGGGATATTTATGAGATTAAAACCCTTTCAAGGCGAGAAAAAGCGTTGCTTTACTTAGCGGTTATTAATTTAAAAAGAATGGGAACATCAAGGAATAGAGGGTTTGGCGAAGTAAGGTGTATTTTGGAAAATTCTGGATTTGAGAATTCTCAAGAGGCAATAGACGTTTTGTTAACATCAGAGGTTACTAAAGCAAGCAAGAATGATAATAAAACATCATCGATACTTTTTGATCCAAAATTAACAGGAGAGAATGCGAGAATTAAATTTACTGTTAAAACTCTTTCACCTGTTGTAATAGCACAACCAAGAGGTGAGCAAAACACTGTTTATACTAAAAAGTATATACCTGCTTCTGTTATAAGGGGGTTATTGGCGAAGAGATTGGTAGAAATTTTAAAATTGGGGCGTGATGCTCAAAGGAATGAGCATTTTTATACACTCTTTTTAAGTGATAAGACAAAAATAGGTAATGCTTATCCGAAAAAAGAAGGATATGTCTTTTATCAAACGCCTCTTTTCATCCAAGAAGAAAAGGGAAGTAACAGTGCTACACTTTATAATGTCTTCGACAAATATGAAGAAACAGAAATGCCGAATAATACAAAGCCGCTGAATAAATTTTGTTACATTGATGATGAGAATGTTTATATTTATGAACCTGAAACTACTTTTTACTTTCATAACAATAGAGACAGGGAAAAAGGACACAGTATAGGGGAAGGAATTTTCTACTATGAAGCCATTAACTCTGGTGAAGAATTTGAAGGCGAAATTGTAGGCGATAGAGGGTACTTAGAAGAGCTAAAACAAAAATTTGATGATTTTACCGCTTTTATAGGACGTTCAAAAACTGCTCAATATGGACTTGTGAAATTTTGCTTTGGTGATATAGAAGGTTTAAATAGTAACGAAATTAATGACACTGAATTTATTATGTATGCTATTTCTCCAATAATTTTATACAATGAGTATGGTTTTACACAACCTTCAGAAAATATTTTAATAGATTATTTAGCGAACCTGTTGGAATGTGAAAAAGAAGAAATCGAAATTGTTGATTCTGCGGCGAGAATAGAAAAAATTGAAAATTTTATAACTATATGGAAACTAAAAACTCCTTCTTTATTTGCTTATTCCGCAGGTTCATCCTTCAAAGTTAAACTTAAGACAATTGATGATAGAATAATAAGAAATCTTGGAAAGATAGAAGCCGAAGGGATTGGTGAAGAAAAAAGTCTTGGTTTTGGAAAAGTTAAAATTTTACATGATATTCAGGAAGTAATGGTAAGAAAAAAAGTGCCAGAAAAAGAAGATAGAAACTCAACTGATATAAAACAATCAAGAGATATTTTACTGGAGATTATAATCAGGGATTTATTAACCGTTGTAAACTATTTGGGATATAGAAAAGCTGAAGATTTTAAGGGTACATTGAAAAACTGGAAGCTAATTTCTAATCATTTGATAAACAGGTTATATAACATGCTTACTGAGTCAAATAATTTTAGTGAATGGAAAATAAAAATTGAAAATCTTGATGGTAAAAAAGCAGGAGAGCTTCTAAAAAAACTTGGTTTGATTGAAGAACTGACCAATAAAGAGATGATTAAAGAAATGTTGAGTAAACAAGATGTTAATAAATTTGGACGAATTCTGTCAAAATTAGGTGTAAATATAATGAAGGATTCCTCTTTGAAATGGGATATATTTAAAAACTATTGGTTAAATTTCTTAAGATACTTAAGGTTATTTAAAAAGCAGGAGGAATATAAGGATGAGCAGAATTGTTAG
- a CDS encoding RAMP superfamily CRISPR-associated protein has product MIGKGKGDLIDIEILKDEKGKPFIPATSFVGALRHYMEERYCIENKNAWNQFWGSYTQEQDSAVQSHFVVSDIYLKSEDVQGEIIGIRDGIKIDLKFGVAKEGAKYDYEIVNQNLEFDFNAEIVVREGFDREYFLRILKTVLYELEQGNVRIGAFSTKGFGKFVLEDCSVYEFSFFENKRRDCAKKYFLYLENERLDSLDDLKINMDEISTLLPKENKDFEIEAVFFLKKSLLIGSSNIDIEEVEELDSEPDKVHIKYNQKPVVPGSSLKGGLRARSCKIIKTLLGESRKEDTELIEALVNSIFGYVTEKSAKDDKEENIIKRRSRISVEECILEGVKEANQTRIKIDRFTGGTITGALFVSRPVWHKDEKLNIRIKVKDPEEWEVGLLLLVLKDIWCEDLPLGGDKAIGRGILKGHKAQLKYQDKLYKLSQVDNGKIKIEGNKEDLEYYVKKFLEKIGV; this is encoded by the coding sequence TTGATTGGCAAAGGGAAAGGAGATTTAATAGATATAGAAATTCTGAAAGATGAAAAAGGCAAACCTTTTATTCCGGCAACTTCTTTTGTAGGTGCTCTACGACATTACATGGAAGAAAGGTATTGTATAGAGAATAAAAATGCTTGGAACCAGTTTTGGGGTTCATATACACAAGAACAAGATTCGGCTGTTCAGAGTCACTTTGTTGTGAGTGATATATATTTGAAAAGCGAAGATGTCCAAGGAGAAATAATAGGTATTCGGGATGGGATTAAAATTGACTTAAAGTTCGGAGTTGCTAAAGAAGGTGCAAAATATGATTACGAAATAGTAAACCAAAATTTGGAATTTGATTTTAATGCAGAAATTGTAGTAAGAGAAGGCTTTGATAGAGAATATTTTTTGAGAATATTAAAAACAGTCTTATATGAACTTGAGCAAGGAAACGTAAGAATAGGAGCTTTTAGTACAAAAGGTTTTGGCAAATTTGTTTTAGAAGACTGTAGTGTTTATGAATTTTCTTTTTTTGAAAATAAAAGAAGAGACTGTGCAAAAAAGTATTTTTTATATCTGGAAAATGAAAGATTAGATTCACTTGATGATTTAAAAATCAATATGGATGAAATTAGTACTCTTCTTCCAAAGGAAAATAAAGATTTTGAGATTGAGGCAGTGTTCTTTTTGAAAAAATCCCTTCTAATTGGTTCATCGAATATAGATATTGAAGAGGTTGAAGAATTAGATTCTGAACCTGATAAAGTTCATATAAAATACAATCAAAAACCTGTGGTGCCGGGGTCATCATTGAAAGGTGGGCTCAGGGCAAGATCATGCAAAATTATCAAAACATTATTGGGAGAAAGTAGAAAAGAGGATACTGAGCTAATAGAAGCTTTGGTTAACAGTATATTTGGTTATGTAACTGAAAAAAGTGCAAAAGATGATAAAGAGGAAAATATAATAAAAAGGAGAAGTAGAATTAGTGTTGAAGAGTGTATTTTAGAAGGTGTTAAAGAGGCAAATCAAACTCGAATAAAAATTGACAGATTTACAGGAGGAACGATAACCGGAGCTCTTTTTGTTTCAAGACCTGTTTGGCACAAAGACGAAAAATTAAACATACGTATTAAGGTTAAGGATCCAGAAGAATGGGAGGTTGGATTGTTACTTTTAGTTCTTAAAGACATATGGTGTGAGGATTTACCTTTGGGTGGAGATAAGGCTATAGGGAGAGGTATTTTAAAAGGTCATAAGGCTCAATTAAAATATCAAGATAAGTTGTATAAATTAAGCCAAGTGGATAATGGCAAAATTAAAATTGAGGGTAACAAAGAAGATTTGGAGTATTATGTTAAAAAATTTTTAGAAAAAATAGGGGTGTAG
- the csx19 gene encoding type III-D CRISPR-associated protein Csx19: MKKVYEIKETFSKIEKWDEVKPSDIEKRILENLKNGYMVCWLCNEVLFGRVREGKIEFYHELQSDFPKYLLRIRAFNSQKEIHIWKSQGQFKGRIREDKDIEAGDGETLKKVEYIEAHQIMYGNGKNVRKINEEFYEIYDSRGIKYILPSELIRENILSKDSYFVLVTRNYIDYNEIGQAGFIDSRFVKIEHKEGES, from the coding sequence ATGAAGAAAGTTTATGAGATAAAAGAAACTTTTTCGAAGATTGAAAAGTGGGATGAAGTAAAACCATCTGATATAGAGAAAAGAATCTTAGAAAACTTGAAAAATGGTTATATGGTTTGCTGGCTTTGTAATGAGGTTTTATTTGGGCGAGTTAGAGAAGGTAAGATAGAATTTTATCACGAATTGCAAAGCGACTTTCCAAAGTATTTATTGAGAATTCGTGCATTTAATTCTCAAAAAGAAATTCATATTTGGAAATCACAAGGACAGTTTAAAGGCAGAATAAGAGAAGACAAGGACATCGAAGCGGGAGATGGGGAAACACTAAAAAAGGTGGAATATATAGAGGCTCATCAGATAATGTATGGTAATGGCAAGAATGTGAGAAAAATAAATGAGGAGTTTTATGAAATTTATGACTCAAGGGGAATAAAATACATACTTCCTTCAGAATTAATAAGAGAGAATATATTATCAAAAGATTCTTATTTTGTATTGGTTACAAGAAACTATATAGACTATAACGAAATTGGACAAGCGGGTTTTATAGATAGCAGATTTGTAAAAATAGAGCACAAGGAGGGAGAAAGTTAA
- a CDS encoding TIGR03986 family type III CRISPR-associated RAMP protein, which produces MSDKKSDKRAKAPYNFVPLNKSLVLVYNNKDEIPSFDKYHQERFSGYIELDIETKTPIFIRGEGSQFFKINNKPFIPGSSLRGMIRTLLEIVSFGKFSFCDIGRKLFYRAVGDLSSLGKEYRSLFTNQQDCYSYKFRAGILKRENGIYKIYPSKEIEGTQIFRVEETTIKYSDLPEELKNSPPYSFFEIYFEPSPLEYHTHYREDKKKNKRVPYKLKYAKVERISANKEGENMERGYLIITGDVGDKKHMQWIISEPMNISIPIDEKVIEEYRNDNDREEKYNVLEKLEEKKEVPIFYLTNENDRVVSIGHTGFFRIPYKYTIGDHIPENLKSADGIDFAEALFGKEGEFASRVFFEDAELAEKNNEEDIFFPEAVPQILSSPKPTCFQHYLEQDSFNNKKLKHWNDKKAKIRGYKLYWHRVTPDDESKCSWKLKQFKINKSNYEKFLNNINKNNSTLLNKKHNCIEISDKDITIKCAFNELPKDIQEELKNYLLQSSKAQHTVIQPVKSGIKFKGRIRFENLSKEELGALLFALDLPEGHYHKIGMGKPLGLGSIAIKPTLFIIDRSKRYKKLFEDDKWYLAAEKREDINEFKKAFEEYILCRISESERGKATSLWEIPRIKELKEMLNWRHTEKSDWLEKTRYMLINHPTLKNEFKDRPVLPKPTEVVDS; this is translated from the coding sequence ATGTCTGATAAAAAATCAGATAAAAGGGCAAAAGCACCTTATAATTTTGTGCCTTTAAATAAAAGTCTTGTTTTGGTTTATAATAACAAAGATGAAATTCCTTCTTTTGATAAATATCATCAGGAAAGATTTTCAGGGTATATTGAACTTGATATAGAAACAAAAACTCCAATTTTTATAAGAGGAGAAGGTTCTCAGTTTTTTAAGATTAATAACAAGCCTTTTATTCCGGGCAGTTCATTGAGGGGAATGATTAGAACGCTTTTGGAGATAGTTTCTTTTGGGAAATTTAGTTTTTGCGATATAGGGAGAAAGTTGTTTTATAGAGCTGTTGGAGATCTAAGTAGTTTAGGTAAAGAATATAGGAGTTTGTTTACAAACCAACAAGATTGTTATAGCTATAAATTTCGTGCGGGGATATTAAAGAGAGAAAACGGTATTTACAAAATATATCCTTCAAAAGAGATAGAAGGAACGCAAATATTTAGGGTAGAAGAAACTACAATTAAATATAGTGATTTGCCAGAAGAATTGAAAAACAGCCCACCTTATAGTTTTTTTGAAATATATTTTGAACCTTCACCGTTAGAATATCATACTCACTACCGAGAAGATAAAAAGAAAAATAAAAGAGTACCCTATAAGCTAAAGTATGCGAAAGTCGAAAGAATTTCTGCTAATAAAGAAGGTGAAAACATGGAAAGAGGTTACTTGATTATTACAGGAGATGTGGGCGATAAAAAACATATGCAGTGGATTATAAGTGAACCAATGAATATATCTATACCTATTGATGAAAAAGTTATTGAAGAGTATAGGAATGACAATGATAGAGAAGAGAAATATAACGTTTTAGAGAAATTAGAAGAAAAAAAGGAAGTACCTATATTTTATTTGACAAATGAAAATGATAGAGTTGTTTCAATAGGGCATACAGGATTTTTCCGCATACCTTACAAATACACTATTGGTGATCATATTCCTGAAAATCTCAAATCTGCTGATGGAATTGACTTTGCCGAAGCTTTGTTCGGTAAGGAAGGAGAGTTTGCTTCACGGGTTTTCTTTGAGGATGCTGAGTTAGCAGAGAAAAATAATGAGGAAGATATATTTTTTCCTGAGGCTGTGCCGCAGATTTTAAGTAGTCCCAAACCGACATGCTTTCAGCATTATTTAGAACAAGACAGTTTTAATAATAAAAAATTGAAACATTGGAATGATAAAAAGGCAAAAATTAGAGGTTATAAGCTTTATTGGCATAGAGTTACGCCAGATGACGAAAGTAAATGTTCATGGAAATTAAAACAATTCAAGATAAATAAAAGCAACTACGAAAAATTTTTAAATAATATAAATAAAAACAATTCTACATTGTTAAACAAGAAACATAATTGTATTGAAATCAGTGACAAGGATATTACCATAAAGTGTGCTTTTAATGAGCTTCCAAAAGATATTCAAGAAGAACTCAAAAATTACTTATTGCAAAGTTCGAAAGCTCAACATACTGTGATTCAACCTGTAAAGAGCGGAATAAAATTTAAGGGTCGAATTCGTTTTGAAAATCTTTCCAAAGAAGAGTTAGGAGCTTTGCTTTTTGCGTTAGATTTACCTGAAGGTCATTATCATAAAATTGGGATGGGCAAACCATTAGGACTGGGGAGTATAGCTATAAAACCTACTCTTTTTATAATTGACAGGAGTAAGAGATACAAGAAGCTTTTTGAAGATGATAAGTGGTATCTTGCTGCTGAAAAAAGGGAAGATATTAACGAATTTAAAAAGGCATTTGAAGAATATATTCTTTGTAGAATTTCAGAAAGTGAAAGAGGAAAGGCAACTTCTTTATGGGAAATTCCACGAATTAAGGAATTAAAAGAAATGCTTAATTGGCGACATACTGAGAAATCTGACTGGCTTGAAAAAACAAGGTATATGCTGATAAATCATCCTACATTAAAAAATGAATTCAAAGACAGACCTGTTTTACCAAAACCGACTGAAGTAGTAGACAGTTAA
- a CDS encoding transglycosylase domain-containing protein, whose product MATEIKKSKSSKKPKKQSPFRIFIRSFLKTLLILIIASAVVAIGAGFGMVTAYIKAIPPNALDIITSSSNDSQTTIVYDQSGNEIARLHGNENRIRVPYSKIPKNLINAFVAIEDERFWQHNGIDIKRIIGAIFNNIKSRSLSEGASTITQQLVRNKLLTFEKSFKRKIQEQYLAIQLEKRWTKEQIMEEYLNTINLGSGAYGVEAAAYTYFGKDVSQLTLAECALIAGITQNPSYYNPYVFPEHAKKKQELVLKKMLELGYITEQEYLEAINQKLVYVKKDLSVESAYKHPYFVDSVIDEAVEILSNKKRISQDEAENLIYGGGLKIYTTMDETIQNIMEEVFSDPAYMPKIRHYDASGTPQPQAAAVLIDFSTGAVKGIMGGRGNLKGVRLLNRATMSVRQPGSSIKPIADYALALENGYTAATIIDDVPFSVGGYTPRNWYKSNVVAGKRGYKGLMTVREALQWSANVPAVKVAYNLGIQNVYRNLKRFGFTTLAPQDMNSLSIAIGGFTYGVKPIELTAAFAAVANGGIYIKPYFITKIEDKNGVTLFERTPYKRKVMDEKNAYILTNILQSVVTARITVGVRFSYPVAGKTGTTDDSKDRWFVGYTPNYALGVWVGEDKPVALNYLYGTNPALKIFKGIMDKVVSKKGVSTQFTRPAGIVEKYVCKESGKLATELCKQDPRGSQVIKEIFVAGTEPTEYCDRHVKLKVCTESKALATQYCPNFIEKVFIRRDNPIWPDASKSIVPPDDYMYQAPTKYCNIHKALENLPQDQTNLQPQGENQTLQSGNLEGQGSEMQSSSGSSTQQSSEQTNQAESGSISQEQQTTSGEAYGQR is encoded by the coding sequence ATGGCTACCGAAATCAAAAAAAGCAAAAGTTCTAAAAAACCAAAAAAGCAATCCCCATTTAGAATCTTTATAAGAAGCTTCTTAAAAACACTTTTAATTTTGATTATTGCAAGTGCTGTAGTTGCAATTGGCGCTGGATTTGGAATGGTCACAGCATACATAAAGGCAATACCACCCAATGCTTTGGATATAATAACAAGTTCTTCAAATGACAGTCAAACAACTATTGTCTATGACCAGAGTGGAAACGAAATTGCTCGACTTCACGGAAACGAAAACAGAATCAGAGTACCTTATAGCAAGATACCAAAAAACCTTATCAATGCCTTTGTGGCAATTGAGGATGAGAGGTTTTGGCAGCATAATGGAATTGACATCAAAAGAATAATTGGAGCAATTTTCAATAACATCAAAAGTAGAAGTCTTTCTGAAGGTGCAAGTACAATTACTCAGCAGCTTGTGAGAAACAAACTTTTGACATTTGAAAAATCCTTTAAAAGAAAAATACAAGAACAGTATTTGGCAATTCAGCTTGAAAAAAGATGGACAAAAGAACAAATTATGGAAGAATATTTAAATACAATAAACCTTGGGAGCGGCGCTTATGGTGTGGAGGCAGCTGCTTATACTTATTTTGGGAAAGATGTTTCACAACTGACTTTGGCAGAGTGTGCTTTAATTGCAGGAATTACGCAAAACCCTTCATATTATAATCCTTATGTCTTCCCTGAGCATGCAAAGAAAAAACAAGAGCTAGTTCTCAAAAAAATGTTAGAACTTGGTTACATTACCGAGCAAGAGTATTTAGAGGCTATAAATCAAAAGCTTGTGTATGTTAAAAAAGACCTTTCTGTTGAATCTGCTTACAAACATCCATATTTTGTTGATTCTGTAATTGATGAGGCAGTCGAGATCTTATCAAACAAGAAGAGAATATCCCAGGATGAGGCAGAAAATCTTATCTATGGTGGTGGGCTTAAAATCTACACCACAATGGACGAGACTATACAAAACATTATGGAGGAGGTATTCTCTGACCCTGCATACATGCCCAAAATTCGTCATTATGATGCATCTGGTACACCACAGCCACAGGCAGCAGCAGTTTTGATAGATTTTTCAACAGGGGCAGTAAAAGGTATAATGGGCGGAAGAGGAAATTTAAAAGGTGTAAGGCTTTTAAACAGGGCGACAATGTCTGTCCGCCAGCCCGGATCTAGTATCAAGCCAATTGCTGACTATGCCCTTGCGCTTGAAAATGGATATACTGCAGCAACTATAATTGACGATGTTCCATTTTCGGTGGGAGGCTACACACCAAGAAACTGGTACAAGAGCAATGTAGTTGCCGGCAAGCGAGGCTATAAAGGCTTGATGACGGTAAGAGAAGCCCTTCAGTGGTCTGCAAACGTACCAGCTGTAAAGGTTGCTTACAACCTTGGTATTCAAAACGTGTACAGAAACCTGAAAAGGTTTGGATTTACAACCCTTGCCCCCCAAGATATGAACAGCTTATCAATTGCAATTGGTGGATTTACTTATGGTGTAAAGCCAATTGAACTGACAGCTGCATTTGCTGCGGTTGCAAATGGTGGGATATATATAAAACCTTATTTTATTACTAAAATTGAAGACAAAAATGGTGTTACTCTCTTTGAAAGAACACCTTACAAAAGAAAGGTGATGGACGAGAAAAATGCATACATTTTGACAAATATTTTGCAAAGCGTTGTCACCGCAAGAATTACAGTTGGTGTGAGATTCTCTTACCCTGTTGCCGGAAAAACTGGTACAACTGATGATAGTAAAGACAGGTGGTTTGTAGGGTATACACCAAACTATGCTCTTGGTGTTTGGGTTGGTGAAGACAAGCCTGTTGCATTAAATTATCTTTATGGTACAAACCCGGCTTTAAAGATTTTTAAAGGTATAATGGACAAGGTTGTGAGCAAAAAAGGTGTAAGTACACAGTTTACAAGGCCTGCTGGAATTGTTGAAAAGTACGTTTGCAAAGAATCAGGAAAACTTGCAACAGAACTATGTAAGCAAGACCCAAGAGGCAGTCAGGTGATAAAGGAGATATTTGTCGCTGGCACAGAGCCAACAGAGTACTGTGACAGGCATGTTAAGCTAAAAGTGTGCACAGAATCAAAAGCGTTGGCCACCCAGTATTGTCCTAATTTCATTGAGAAGGTATTTATTCGCAGAGACAACCCTATCTGGCCTGATGCCTCAAAGTCAATCGTGCCACCTGATGACTATATGTACCAAGCACCAACAAAGTACTGTAACATTCACAAAGCACTAGAAAATCTGCCACAGGATCAGACAAATCTTCAACCACAAGGAGAAAATCAGACTTTGCAAAGTGGTAATTTGGAAGGGCAAGGAAGTGAGATGCAAAGCAGTTCTGGTAGCAGCACTCAGCAAAGTTCTGAACAAACAAACCAAGCTGAATCTGGAAGCATTTCTCAAGAGCAGCAAACCACATCAGGGGAGGCTTATGGGCAGAGGTAA